The DNA segment GAACTACTCTTGACTGACCAACTCAAGAAAAAAGGATTCTATCCAGTCGAACAGATTATCCCCAGCCCCCTATTTCTAAAATTAGCCAAAAAACGCAACATGTCCATCACCCTCAACACCCAGCCAAACCCCTAGGAAGCAGACACAGAGAAAAAATCAGAAACCCCCTGCCGCGCAATAAACTCAATCGCCGCCTCAGCCGTCTTTTGCGGATGAAAATAATGGAAAAAATATCTCCCCCCCGGACATTGCCACAAACAATCCGTAGACTTCATCCAAGGTCGCCAATCCCTGTGCAACTGGGGGTCAATCACCACATCATTTTCACCACTGCAAACCATCAAGGGCATCGCCACAGCCTTCGGAGTTAACCTCAAAGTCTGATAGAGCGTATGCACCGACAAAGCCATCTGCAAATCATCCTCTAAAAGCCCCATCAGATACCGAACCGTCTCATTACTTTGGAGCCCAAATAAATTGTAAACCGTCTGCTTTAACAGTACCTGGCGCG comes from the [Limnothrix rosea] IAM M-220 genome and includes:
- a CDS encoding alpha/beta fold hydrolase — protein: MVDKFSLLDEMDILWINVSPALKVFNQPVLHELSRVYRVGTWDYTQSLDEGVSLDGAIRLLHRYLSQSDRPMHLMGHGAGGLLALLYAYNYPKKVKSLTLFAVGVYPAIDWQAHYYAQLRLLPCPRQVLLKQTVYNLFGLQSNETVRYLMGLLEDDLQMALSVHTLYQTLRLTPKAVAMPLMVCSGENDVVIDPQLHRDWRPWMKSTDCLWQCPGGRYFFHYFHPQKTAEAAIEFIARQGVSDFFSVSAS